In a genomic window of Neisseria flavescens:
- a CDS encoding lipid A biosynthesis lauroyl acyltransferase, which translates to MKAAFLFLYLIRLLPFCVLHKIADAIGILAYYAVKPRRKVGEVNLKKCFPELNDSQRTALLKRHFQHMAKLMLEYGLYWYAPADKLRSLVRYQDKHHLDEALAAGEKVIILYPHFTAFEMAVYTLNQDVPLTSMYSHQKNKALDEQILKGRHRYNNVFLIGRTEGLRAIIKHLRKSDAPFLYLPDQDFGRNDSIFVNFFGIQTATITGLSRIAGMTKAKIIPAIPTREADNTVTLRFYPAWDNFPTENVEADTQRMNDFIEERVREHPEQYFWLHKRFKTRPEGENSFY; encoded by the coding sequence ATGAAAGCCGCCTTCCTTTTTCTCTACCTCATCCGCCTGCTGCCTTTTTGCGTGTTGCACAAGATTGCCGACGCGATTGGCATTCTCGCTTATTACGCGGTCAAACCGCGCCGCAAAGTCGGCGAGGTCAACCTCAAAAAATGCTTTCCCGAGCTAAACGACAGCCAGCGCACCGCCCTGCTCAAACGCCATTTCCAACACATGGCAAAGCTGATGCTCGAATACGGCCTCTACTGGTACGCACCTGCGGACAAGCTGCGCTCGTTGGTACGCTATCAAGACAAACACCATCTTGACGAAGCCCTCGCCGCCGGCGAAAAAGTCATCATCCTCTATCCGCACTTTACCGCATTTGAAATGGCGGTTTACACGCTCAATCAGGATGTGCCGCTGACCAGCATGTATTCGCACCAAAAAAACAAAGCCCTGGACGAGCAAATCCTGAAAGGCCGCCACCGCTACAACAATGTTTTCCTGATCGGCCGCACAGAAGGCCTGCGTGCCATCATCAAACACCTGCGCAAAAGCGATGCGCCCTTTCTTTATCTGCCCGACCAAGACTTCGGCCGCAACGATTCCATTTTCGTCAATTTCTTCGGCATTCAAACGGCCACGATTACCGGCCTCAGCCGTATCGCCGGCATGACCAAAGCCAAAATCATTCCCGCCATCCCCACGCGCGAAGCCGACAATACCGTAACCCTGCGCTTCTATCCGGCTTGGGACAATTTCCCGACCGAAAATGTCGAAGCCGACACCCAGCGCATGAACGACTTCATCGAAGAGCGGGTACGCGAGCATCCCGAACAATATTTCTGGTTGCACAAACGCTTCAAAACCCGTCCCGAAGGCGAAAACAGCTTTTATTGA
- the ruvC gene encoding crossover junction endodeoxyribonuclease RuvC has protein sequence MSHSQPTRILGIDPGSRVTGFGVIDVHGREHHYVASGCIKTPTGASLSERIAVIVRHIDEIIRHYQPHQAAIEQVFVNVNPAATLMLGQARGAAIAALVMHDLPVFEYTALQVKQAVVGKGKAAKEQVQHMVVQMLALSGTPQADAADGLAVALTHALRNHGLASQLNPDGLQVKRGRFQW, from the coding sequence ATGTCCCACTCACAACCCACACGCATTCTCGGCATCGACCCCGGCAGCCGCGTGACCGGCTTCGGCGTGATCGATGTCCACGGCCGCGAGCATCATTATGTTGCTTCCGGCTGTATCAAAACGCCGACCGGCGCGTCGCTTTCCGAACGCATCGCCGTGATCGTCCGCCATATCGACGAAATCATCCGCCACTATCAGCCGCATCAGGCCGCCATCGAACAAGTGTTCGTCAACGTCAACCCGGCCGCGACCTTGATGCTCGGTCAGGCGCGCGGTGCAGCGATTGCCGCTTTGGTCATGCACGATTTGCCCGTGTTTGAATACACCGCGCTTCAGGTCAAGCAGGCTGTGGTCGGCAAGGGCAAGGCCGCCAAAGAGCAGGTGCAGCATATGGTTGTCCAAATGCTCGCACTTTCAGGCACGCCGCAAGCCGATGCCGCCGACGGGCTCGCCGTCGCCCTTACCCACGCCCTGCGCAATCACGGATTGGCTTCGCAACTCAACCCTGACGGCCTGCAAGTCAAACGCGGCCGTTTCCAATGGTAA
- a CDS encoding carbon-nitrogen hydrolase family protein, producing the protein MMRSLRAAAVQMVSSTDPETNIITMKRLVRKAAEQGADWVLLPEYWPLMGKNDTDKLAFAEPLDDGRVDKTCHTRFQTALSETARECGVVLFGGTVPLQSPNAGKVMNTMLVYDRDGNRVGLYHKMHLFGFSGLGERYAEADTILAGNDVPKLSVDDVPLAAGVCYALRFPEFFRAQQPFDVLLLPAAFTYTTGKAHWELLLRTRAVENQCYVIASAQGGLHESGRRTFGHSMIIDPWGDVLATLPEGEGVICADLDTARLQSVRTRLPALKHRLL; encoded by the coding sequence ATGATGCGCTCTTTACGCGCCGCCGCTGTGCAAATGGTGTCGTCCACCGACCCAGAAACCAATATTATCACCATGAAGCGCCTTGTCCGCAAGGCGGCCGAACAAGGGGCGGATTGGGTATTGCTGCCCGAATATTGGCCGCTGATGGGCAAAAACGATACGGACAAGCTGGCATTTGCCGAGCCTTTGGACGATGGACGAGTTGATAAAACCTGCCACACCCGTTTTCAGACGGCCTTAAGCGAAACGGCAAGGGAATGCGGCGTGGTGTTGTTTGGCGGCACGGTTCCGCTGCAAAGCCCAAACGCTGGCAAGGTGATGAACACGATGCTGGTGTATGACCGCGACGGCAACCGAGTCGGGCTTTACCACAAAATGCACCTTTTCGGCTTTTCCGGTTTGGGCGAACGCTACGCCGAAGCCGATACGATACTGGCGGGCAACGATGTGCCGAAGTTAAGCGTGGACGATGTTCCGCTGGCGGCCGGCGTCTGCTACGCTTTGCGCTTTCCTGAGTTTTTCCGCGCCCAGCAGCCGTTTGATGTTTTGCTGTTGCCGGCCGCGTTTACCTACACGACCGGCAAGGCGCATTGGGAATTGCTGCTGCGCACCCGTGCGGTGGAAAACCAATGCTACGTCATCGCGTCGGCACAAGGCGGACTGCATGAAAGCGGCCGCCGCACATTCGGCCACAGTATGATTATCGACCCTTGGGGCGATGTGTTGGCGACGTTGCCGGAAGGCGAAGGCGTGATTTGTGCCGATTTGGATACTGCGCGCCTGCAAAGCGTGCGCACGCGCCTGCCTGCCCTGAAACACCGATTACTTTAA
- a CDS encoding 3'-5' exonuclease, with translation MTPILAFDIETIPDVNGIRQLYDLPADLPDNEVVLFAQQQRRAKTGSDFMQHHLHQVVAISCCMRWGQDKIRVSTIGDPEDSEEVMIAKFFEVIENYTPQLVSWNGGGFDLPVLHYRALIHGISAARYWDMGDGDFGDSRDFKWNNYISRYHTRHCDLMDLLALYQPRASVPLDDMAKLCGFPGKLGMDGSKVWDAYHAGRLKDIRDYCETDAANTYLMYMRFRMMSGALDADEYEVEIKRIKHYLAAQAEEKQHWAEFVAAWR, from the coding sequence ATGACTCCGATACTCGCCTTCGACATCGAAACCATCCCCGACGTAAACGGCATCCGCCAGCTTTACGATTTGCCTGCCGATTTGCCCGACAACGAAGTCGTCCTGTTTGCCCAACAGCAACGCCGAGCCAAAACCGGCAGCGACTTTATGCAACACCATCTGCACCAAGTCGTCGCCATCTCCTGCTGTATGCGCTGGGGGCAAGACAAAATCCGCGTCAGCACCATCGGCGATCCCGAAGACAGCGAAGAAGTCATGATTGCCAAGTTCTTCGAGGTCATCGAAAACTATACGCCGCAACTCGTCAGCTGGAACGGCGGCGGTTTCGACCTGCCCGTCCTCCACTACCGCGCCCTGATACACGGCATCAGCGCCGCCCGCTATTGGGACATGGGCGACGGCGATTTTGGCGACAGCCGCGACTTTAAGTGGAACAACTACATCAGCCGTTACCACACCCGCCATTGCGACCTAATGGATTTGCTCGCCCTCTACCAACCGCGTGCCAGCGTGCCTTTGGACGATATGGCCAAACTCTGCGGCTTCCCCGGCAAACTGGGCATGGACGGCAGCAAGGTTTGGGACGCTTATCATGCAGGCCGTCTGAAAGACATCCGCGACTATTGCGAAACTGATGCCGCCAATACCTACCTGATGTATATGCGTTTTCGCATGATGAGCGGCGCGCTCGATGCCGACGAATACGAAGTCGAAATCAAACGCATCAAACATTATCTGGCCGCACAAGCCGAAGAAAAACAACACTGGGCGGAGTTCGTCGCTGCTTGGCGTTAA
- the prmC gene encoding peptide chain release factor N(5)-glutamine methyltransferase: MTFDEWSGWSKLPKNEARMLLQYASGYTRVQLLTRGGEEIPDEVRQRVDRLAQRRLNGEPVAYILGVREFYGRCFAVNPSVLIPRPETEHLVEAVLARLPENGRVWDLGTGSGAIAVTVALERVDADVRASDISVGALDTARQNAAELGAKVEFAQGSWFDTDRPSEGRYDVIVSNPPYIEDGDEHLSQGDLRFEPQNALTDFSDGLSHIRHITQEAPKYLKANGWLLFEHGYDQGEAVRNIMLENGFAEVATEQDLAGLDRITLGRLPA, translated from the coding sequence ATGACGTTTGACGAATGGTCGGGCTGGTCAAAACTGCCTAAAAACGAAGCAAGAATGCTGCTGCAATATGCTTCGGGATATACGCGCGTGCAGTTGTTGACACGGGGCGGGGAAGAAATTCCGGACGAAGTCCGGCAGCGGGTAGACAGGCTGGCGCAACGCCGTCTGAACGGCGAGCCGGTCGCCTATATTTTGGGTGTGCGCGAGTTTTACGGACGATGTTTCGCCGTCAACCCGAGCGTGCTGATTCCGCGTCCTGAAACCGAACACTTGGTCGAAGCCGTATTGGCGCGCCTGCCGGAAAACGGGCGCGTATGGGATTTGGGAACGGGCAGCGGCGCCATTGCCGTGACCGTCGCGCTTGAACGCGTTGATGCCGATGTTCGCGCATCCGATATCAGCGTCGGTGCTTTGGATACCGCCCGTCAAAATGCGGCCGAATTGGGCGCAAAAGTCGAGTTTGCGCAGGGTTCGTGGTTTGATACCGACAGGCCGTCTGAAGGCAGATACGATGTGATTGTTTCCAATCCGCCGTATATCGAGGATGGCGATGAACATTTGTCGCAAGGCGATTTGAGGTTTGAACCGCAAAACGCGTTGACCGACTTTTCAGACGGCCTCAGCCATATCCGCCACATTACCCAAGAAGCCCCCAAATACCTGAAAGCCAACGGCTGGCTGCTGTTTGAACACGGCTATGACCAAGGCGAAGCGGTACGGAATATTATGCTGGAGAACGGTTTTGCCGAAGTGGCAACCGAACAGGATTTGGCCGGATTGGACAGGATAACGCTGGGGCGTTTGCCTGCTTAG
- a CDS encoding porin, producing MNLKLLLTAALSTAALAAHADVQLYGSIKSGIETSQTRFGGQTYSRTAVSDQGSYIGLRGSHPIGGGTNFIWEVEQDTPVGKSGSIRQDWRERRDNFGR from the coding sequence ATGAACTTAAAACTTCTCCTCACTGCCGCACTTTCCACCGCCGCACTCGCCGCACACGCCGACGTACAGCTTTACGGCAGCATCAAAAGCGGCATCGAAACCTCGCAAACCCGTTTCGGCGGCCAAACATATAGCCGAACCGCCGTTTCCGACCAAGGCAGCTATATCGGCTTGCGCGGTTCGCACCCGATTGGCGGCGGAACGAATTTTATTTGGGAAGTCGAACAAGACACACCGGTCGGCAAAAGCGGCTCCATCCGCCAAGACTGGCGCGAACGTCGAGATAATTTTGGCCGTTAA